A portion of the Leptospira broomii serovar Hurstbridge str. 5399 genome contains these proteins:
- a CDS encoding YceI family protein has product MRRIFGIVSLFLLLVPTFPSSLRSADLKIFQKTLKFTVIHPFKTVNGVCGEVNITPTTYSTGANGIQLPKAVKIEAPLKEFRSGDENRDSHIIESLGFPENQSVSFSSTSIDITDGGWLVSGNLTINGVTKPVKTKANISSSDGQIEVSGKFQIKMGEYQITPPSLLFAKAKEEVEIEFSFLLKP; this is encoded by the coding sequence ATGAGACGTATTTTCGGCATCGTATCGCTTTTTCTGCTATTAGTTCCTACTTTCCCTTCAAGTTTAAGATCCGCAGATTTAAAAATTTTTCAAAAGACTTTAAAGTTTACGGTTATCCATCCGTTTAAGACGGTCAACGGGGTTTGCGGAGAAGTTAATATTACCCCGACGACCTATTCGACCGGCGCGAATGGCATACAACTTCCTAAGGCTGTAAAAATAGAAGCCCCTCTGAAGGAATTCAGATCCGGTGACGAAAACCGCGATTCGCATATAATTGAGAGCCTTGGATTTCCCGAAAATCAGAGCGTTTCATTTTCGTCCACTTCTATCGATATAACGGACGGAGGCTGGCTTGTGAGCGGAAATCTAACTATAAACGGTGTAACAAAACCTGTAAAGACCAAGGCTAATATCTCTTCCAGCGATGGCCAGATCGAAGTTTCCGGAAAATTTCAGATCAAAATGGGAGAGTATCAGATTACTCCGCCTAGTTTGCTGTTTGCAAAAGCGAAAGAGGAAGTCGAAATCGAATTTTCCTTTCTGCTGAAACCTTAA
- a CDS encoding SprT-like domain-containing protein, whose protein sequence is MIRPEDWESLLSETWSIISQKSRRPSPPLNRIELKFYPYRNGSSSLQFKSGILTCKLHDSFKDTDLVTAESLARLLISRLLKQTVETSWKTVVQEHLNGIPKRATPVKKYPAKGNHYDLDLVFAYVANKFFPTQNLDDVRIEWSPRRGERRIGTYDKEALTIRISPTLDHPDIPEFVLEHVVHHEILHHLFPIRRSKNRNIIHGWEFKRKEREYDRFEEAAYWLKTSYHSFLAKKGRGSSRKKGKSLRKRFLFSFR, encoded by the coding sequence ATGATTCGTCCTGAAGATTGGGAATCGCTACTCTCCGAGACCTGGAGCATCATTTCGCAAAAGTCAAGGCGACCGTCCCCACCTTTAAACCGAATAGAACTTAAATTCTACCCTTATAGAAACGGCAGTAGTTCTCTCCAATTTAAGAGCGGAATTCTTACATGCAAATTGCACGACTCGTTTAAAGACACTGATCTAGTCACGGCGGAAAGTTTAGCCAGATTATTAATTTCTCGCTTATTGAAGCAAACTGTCGAAACCAGTTGGAAAACTGTTGTTCAAGAGCATTTAAACGGAATTCCCAAACGTGCAACTCCAGTTAAGAAATATCCTGCTAAGGGAAATCATTACGATCTAGACCTAGTTTTTGCGTATGTTGCGAATAAATTTTTCCCTACTCAAAATCTTGACGACGTTCGGATCGAATGGTCCCCTCGAAGAGGAGAACGACGAATCGGAACGTACGACAAGGAAGCTCTAACGATAAGGATTAGTCCTACTCTTGATCATCCCGATATTCCTGAATTCGTTTTGGAACACGTAGTTCATCACGAAATTCTACATCACCTATTTCCGATCCGACGAAGTAAAAACCGAAATATTATTCACGGATGGGAATTTAAGAGAAAAGAACGGGAATATGATCGTTTTGAAGAGGCTGCATATTGGCTTAAGACGAGTTACCATTCCTTTCTTGCAAAAAAAGGACGCGGCTCGAGTCGTAAGAAAGGCAAGTCGTTGCGAAAGAGATTCTTATTTTCCTTTCGTTAA
- a CDS encoding AAA family ATPase, whose product MTIERNRSETYLLSPELEEAVRVSEITSRPLLLKGEPGTGKSLLAEYLSAKLKRRLYTWHIKSTSQAKEGLYFYDAVSRLNDSRFTEDKDKVRNIENYIRLGALGEAFESTDPVVVLIDEIDKADIEFPNDLLLELDRMEFVVQETGRIVKAGVRPLTIITSNNEKELPAAFLRRCIFHYIDFPDPAFMSEIVKSHFPKVDTELIKRALEAFYVIRRMDDMKKKPGTSELLDWIQILVHMGAKLPEEGNIPFLGALVKNEEDLRLFR is encoded by the coding sequence ATGACGATAGAAAGAAACCGTTCCGAAACCTACTTATTGTCTCCGGAATTGGAAGAAGCCGTTCGAGTCTCGGAAATTACTTCCCGTCCGCTTTTATTAAAGGGAGAGCCTGGAACCGGTAAGTCGCTACTTGCCGAGTATCTATCGGCAAAATTGAAACGCAGACTTTATACCTGGCACATCAAATCCACGTCCCAAGCTAAAGAAGGTCTTTACTTTTACGATGCAGTTTCGCGTTTGAACGACTCTAGGTTTACCGAAGACAAGGATAAGGTGCGGAATATAGAGAATTATATCCGACTAGGTGCGTTAGGCGAAGCTTTTGAATCGACAGACCCTGTCGTCGTCCTTATAGACGAAATCGATAAGGCGGATATCGAATTCCCGAACGATCTTCTTCTCGAATTGGACCGGATGGAATTCGTCGTTCAGGAAACAGGCCGTATAGTCAAGGCGGGTGTTCGTCCTTTGACAATTATCACTTCCAATAACGAAAAGGAATTGCCAGCAGCATTTTTAAGGAGATGTATTTTTCATTATATCGATTTTCCGGACCCCGCTTTTATGAGTGAAATCGTTAAATCCCATTTTCCTAAAGTAGATACGGAGCTTATCAAGAGGGCCCTGGAGGCATTCTACGTTATCCGAAGGATGGATGATATGAAGAAAAAACCTGGGACTAGCGAACTTTTAGATTGGATCCAAATACTGGTCCATATGGGAGCTAAACTTCCTGAGGAAGGAAATATTCCTTTCCTTGGTGCTCTGGTAAAGAACGAGGAAGATTTGCGGTTATTCCGATAA